The proteins below come from a single Arthrobacter sp. B1I2 genomic window:
- a CDS encoding Nramp family divalent metal transporter — MKRLLGVALGVLTAIGGFVDIGDLVTNAVVGSRFGLSLVWVVAVGVLGICLFANMSGRVAAASGRATFEVIRERLGARAGLANLSASFLINLMTVTAEIGGVALALQLASSVYYLLWIPVAAVAVWLVIWRVRFSIMENVTGLLGLTLIVFAVALFLLKPDWGSLAGQLAPAVPDQETVWTYSYYAIALFGAAMTPYEVFFFSSGAVEEGWTVKDLLQERINVLVGFPLGGLLSVAIAACAAVVLLPAGISVTSLSQVILPVAEGAGKLGLAFVLVGIVAATFGAALETTLSSGYTLAQFFGWSWGKFRRPAEAARFHLAMIICLLVGMAVLATGVDPVQVTEYSVVFSAIALPLTYLPILIVANDPQYMREHVNGRVVNVLGMVYLVIILVASLAAIPLMVVTGAGA, encoded by the coding sequence ATGAAGCGGCTCCTCGGCGTCGCTCTCGGGGTCCTCACCGCCATCGGCGGGTTCGTGGACATCGGGGACCTGGTGACCAACGCCGTCGTCGGCTCCCGCTTCGGCCTCTCCCTGGTGTGGGTGGTGGCCGTCGGCGTGCTGGGCATCTGCCTGTTCGCCAACATGTCCGGCCGGGTGGCAGCAGCGTCCGGCCGGGCCACGTTCGAGGTGATCCGTGAACGCCTCGGCGCGCGGGCGGGCCTGGCCAACCTCTCGGCGTCGTTCCTGATCAACCTGATGACGGTCACCGCGGAGATCGGCGGTGTTGCCCTGGCCCTGCAGCTGGCCAGCAGCGTGTACTACCTGCTGTGGATTCCTGTGGCCGCGGTGGCGGTGTGGCTGGTGATCTGGCGGGTGCGGTTCTCCATCATGGAAAACGTCACCGGCCTGCTGGGGCTGACGCTGATTGTCTTTGCGGTGGCGCTGTTCCTCCTCAAGCCGGACTGGGGCTCGCTTGCCGGGCAGTTGGCGCCCGCCGTGCCGGACCAGGAAACGGTATGGACGTACAGCTACTACGCCATCGCCCTGTTCGGCGCCGCCATGACGCCTTACGAAGTCTTCTTCTTTTCCTCCGGAGCCGTGGAGGAAGGCTGGACCGTGAAGGACCTGCTGCAGGAACGCATCAACGTCCTGGTCGGTTTCCCGCTGGGCGGCCTGCTGTCCGTGGCCATCGCCGCGTGCGCCGCCGTCGTCCTCCTGCCCGCCGGCATCTCGGTGACCTCGCTGTCCCAGGTGATCCTGCCCGTGGCGGAGGGAGCCGGAAAGCTGGGGCTGGCGTTCGTCCTGGTGGGCATCGTGGCCGCCACGTTCGGCGCCGCCCTGGAAACAACGCTCTCGTCCGGCTACACCCTGGCCCAGTTCTTCGGCTGGTCCTGGGGGAAGTTCCGTCGCCCCGCAGAGGCCGCCCGCTTCCACCTGGCCATGATCATCTGCCTCCTTGTCGGCATGGCGGTGCTGGCCACCGGCGTGGACCCGGTGCAGGTGACCGAATACTCCGTGGTGTTCTCCGCCATCGCCCTGCCGCTCACGTACCTGCCCATCCTCATCGTGGCCAACGATCCCCAATACATGCGCGAGCATGTGAACGGGCGCGTGGTGAACGTGCTGGGAATGGTCTACCTGGTGATCATCCTGGTGGCCTCCCTTGCCGCCATTCCGCTCATGGTTGTGACAGGAGCCGGCGCATGA
- a CDS encoding TfoX/Sxy family protein, protein MEMPKATEEEKERFRRVVPDHPGVVVKPMFGNLGAFVNGNMFAGLFGSTIGVKLSREDKELLESSERTVPFGPADRPMGGYTGLPEVWNEEGDGDDTRGRAWAQKALDYVASLPPKERKEPKARAPRTSGARAAVK, encoded by the coding sequence ATGGAGATGCCCAAGGCAACCGAAGAAGAAAAAGAGCGGTTCCGCCGTGTGGTGCCGGACCATCCGGGGGTGGTGGTGAAGCCGATGTTCGGCAACCTGGGCGCGTTCGTCAACGGCAACATGTTCGCCGGGCTGTTCGGTTCCACCATCGGCGTGAAGCTCTCCCGGGAGGACAAGGAGTTGCTGGAGTCCTCCGAGCGGACGGTGCCTTTCGGGCCCGCTGACCGGCCGATGGGCGGGTACACGGGCCTGCCGGAAGTGTGGAATGAAGAGGGCGACGGCGATGACACCAGGGGGCGGGCATGGGCCCAGAAGGCGTTGGACTACGTCGCGTCCCTGCCGCCCAAAGAGCGCAAGGAGCCAAAAGCCCGGGCGCCCCGGACCAGCGGAGCGCGGGCGGCGGTGAAGTAG
- a CDS encoding flavin-containing monooxygenase: MRAPVVSREETNTVVVGAGQAGLATSYWLAQRGVEHRLLERRPALGGAWQDRWDSFFLNTPNFSLALPGTSYDGPEPDAFIPRDSTIDFFRGYAQDIKAPVELDTEVTRISPTDAGFTLETGRGTWAARNVVLASGAFQRPRIPPAAAGLSPDVLQLHSHHYRSPARLPDGAVLVVGTGQSGGQITEDLLDAGRTVHLSVSSCPEAPRRYRGQDIFHWIVAVNVHGPEYGINALLVDQLPSPAGRFLCNPLLSGNGGGHTVHLRELGRRGVRLHGRFEGMHDDDALVFTDDLPQRLAMVEAGFGQRLKLLADAYIRAAGIDAPEADVPEPDGWLPEESGSRLDLAAEGITSVIWCTGYGLDFSMLDLPLLDEWNYPRHVKGVTEHPGLYAVGLPWLTRHISATLVGVGPDAEYVTEHLAARG; the protein is encoded by the coding sequence ATGCGCGCCCCCGTGGTTTCCCGTGAAGAGACCAACACGGTGGTGGTGGGCGCCGGACAGGCCGGGCTGGCCACCAGCTACTGGCTGGCGCAGCGCGGCGTGGAGCACCGGCTGCTGGAACGGCGGCCCGCCCTTGGCGGCGCCTGGCAGGACCGGTGGGACTCGTTCTTCCTGAACACCCCCAACTTTTCGCTGGCCCTGCCGGGGACTTCCTACGACGGGCCGGAACCGGACGCGTTCATTCCCCGGGACTCCACCATCGACTTCTTCCGCGGCTACGCCCAGGACATCAAGGCCCCGGTGGAGCTGGATACGGAGGTCACGCGGATCAGTCCGACGGATGCCGGGTTCACGCTGGAGACGGGCCGGGGCACCTGGGCGGCCCGGAATGTGGTGCTGGCCAGCGGCGCGTTCCAGCGCCCGCGTATCCCGCCTGCCGCCGCCGGTCTCTCCCCTGACGTCCTGCAGCTGCACAGCCACCATTACCGCAGCCCGGCCCGGCTGCCGGACGGCGCTGTGCTGGTGGTGGGGACCGGGCAGTCGGGAGGGCAGATCACCGAGGACCTGCTCGACGCCGGCCGCACCGTGCACCTGTCCGTCTCGTCCTGTCCCGAGGCGCCCAGGAGGTACCGGGGCCAGGACATCTTCCACTGGATCGTCGCGGTGAACGTCCACGGCCCCGAGTACGGGATCAATGCGCTGCTGGTGGACCAGCTGCCCTCCCCCGCCGGACGCTTCCTGTGCAACCCGCTGCTGTCCGGCAACGGCGGCGGGCACACCGTGCACCTCCGCGAACTGGGCCGGCGCGGCGTCCGGCTGCACGGGCGGTTCGAGGGAATGCACGATGACGACGCCCTCGTCTTCACGGACGATCTTCCCCAGCGCCTGGCCATGGTGGAGGCCGGGTTCGGGCAACGGCTCAAGCTGCTGGCCGACGCCTACATCAGGGCGGCCGGGATCGATGCCCCTGAGGCGGACGTGCCAGAGCCGGATGGCTGGCTGCCTGAAGAGTCCGGCTCCCGCCTGGATCTTGCGGCGGAGGGGATCACCTCCGTCATCTGGTGCACGGGTTACGGGCTGGACTTCAGCATGCTGGACCTTCCGCTCCTGGACGAGTGGAACTACCCCCGCCACGTGAAGGGCGTGACGGAGCACCCCGGCCTGTACGCCGTCGGGCTCCCCTGGCTCACGCGGCACATCTCCGCCACCCTGGTCGGCGTGGGCCCGGACGCCGAGTACGTGACGGAACATCTGGCAGCGCGGGGCTGA
- a CDS encoding alpha/beta fold hydrolase has protein sequence MEPIRVIMLPGSVLPAGPAYGGLLEVLGPGVDAVAKDLELYAGDAPPPGWSLDTEADGVLREADRRGWNTFHLVGYSGGGAAALALTAFHPERLRSLALLEPAWAGNWDWSPAHARLWQRYGELASLPEDEFMPAFMRLQVKPDAVLPPPPPGPPPPWMARRPAGVSAFLTAFNTYDLDRARLAAFTKPVLFVLGGMSSPDEQGDNADRLSRVFPDYRLEVFPDRHHFDPPHRKEPQRVAALLLKHWARAETDP, from the coding sequence ATGGAACCAATTCGCGTAATCATGCTTCCGGGGAGTGTCCTTCCCGCCGGCCCTGCCTACGGCGGCCTGCTGGAGGTCCTGGGTCCGGGCGTGGACGCCGTTGCCAAGGACCTGGAGCTCTACGCCGGGGATGCGCCGCCGCCGGGCTGGAGCCTGGATACCGAGGCGGACGGCGTGCTCCGCGAGGCCGACCGCCGTGGCTGGAATACCTTCCATCTGGTGGGTTACTCCGGCGGCGGTGCTGCCGCGTTGGCCCTCACGGCCTTCCATCCCGAACGGCTCCGCAGCCTGGCGCTGCTCGAGCCCGCCTGGGCGGGAAACTGGGACTGGAGCCCTGCGCATGCCCGTCTGTGGCAGCGCTACGGTGAGTTGGCGTCCCTTCCGGAGGATGAGTTCATGCCGGCCTTCATGAGGCTGCAGGTAAAGCCCGACGCCGTCCTGCCGCCTCCGCCGCCCGGCCCGCCGCCGCCGTGGATGGCCAGGCGCCCGGCCGGGGTCAGCGCCTTCCTGACGGCGTTCAACACCTACGACCTGGACCGCGCGCGCCTGGCCGCCTTCACGAAACCGGTGCTGTTTGTGCTGGGCGGCATGAGCAGCCCGGACGAGCAGGGCGACAACGCGGACCGGCTGTCCCGGGTCTTTCCCGACTACCGTCTTGAAGTGTTTCCGGACCGGCACCATTTCGACCCGCCGCACCGGAAGGAGCCGCAGCGGGTTGCCGCGCTGCTGCTTAAGCACTGGGCGAGGGCCGAAACGGACCCCTGA